The window AGGCTGAAGAATTCAAAGAGAAAAATGTTATTATTGAAAATGGCGATATCAAACTTCCCGGGATACTTACACTTCCTGTTAAAGATGGAAATTATCCTGTGGTCATCCTTATTCACGGATCAGGACCAAACGACCGTGATGAAACTGTCGGACCGACAAAAGTATTTAAGGATTTAGCAATTGGTCTTTCCGCGAAAGGAGTCGCTGTACTTCGTTTCGATAAAAGAACACGTGTTGCCGGGAGAAAAGTGATGGAAATGATGAGAAAGATGACGGTAAAAGAGGAAATGGTTGACGATGTTCTGGCAGCAATTGAAATGGTAAAAAAGGAGCCCGGTATTGATACGAATCAGATTTTCCTTCTTGGACACAGTTTCGGTGGCATGTTGCTTCCAAGAATCAATAGCAAAGCAAAAAATGTAAAAGGCCTGATATATTTCGCAGCCAACAGTCGTCCGCTTGAAGATCTTTATGCGATGCAGGCAGAGTATATCATCGCGCAGGATACAACAATCAATGCTGAAAAAAATAAAAATGTATTGGATTCCATTCGTAATGAAGCAGCCAGAATTAAAAAACTTACACCTGCAAACGCAAAGGATACAACAATGATTTTGCGTCTCTCGACTGCTTACTGGCTCGATTTGAAAACGTATAATCCCGTTAAGGTAGCAACGACTCAAAAGACACCAATGCTTTTTTTTACATGGTGGCAGAGATTATCAGGTCACAGATCAAGATTTTAATGGCTGGAAAAGCGGACTGAATGCAAAAAGCAATGTTAAGTTTAAGTTATATCCTTCCCTCAATCATTTCTTCATTACAGGTGAAGGAAAAAGTACACCAAAGGAGTACATGCAAAAAGGAAATGTCGCTTCAGAGGTGATCGACGATATCGGCTCCTGGATTCAGACCGGTCAGCTTAAATAATTTTATTAATTCAGCAGAATGAACAAATTCCTGATCAGGGCTTCGGATTTTTGCTCTCATTACTGGGTTTAATTGTTCTTGCTCCATTCATGTTGCTGATCAGTGTGTGGATTGCTCTGGATTCAAAAGGTCCGGTCATCTTCAGACAAAACAGGGTAGGGAAGAACAACAGGGATTTCATTCTCTATAAATTCCGAACCATGGTGATCAATGCCGAAAAACAGGGGCTGATCACTGTTGGAACCCGTGATTCGAGGATTACCCGTTCAGGAGCTATCCTCAGAAAATTCAAACTCGACGAACTTCCCCAGCTTTGGAACGTGCTGACTGGAGACATGAGTCTTGTTGGTCCCCGGCCAGAAGTCAGGAAATACGTTGACCTCTATACACCCGAGCAAAGGATTGTATTGTCCGTCAAACCGGGAATAACGGATCTTGCTTCCATAGTTTTTTCCAATGAAAACGAGGTGCTTAGCAGACAAAAGGATCCGGATACCTATTATATTCAGGTAATTATGCCTGAAAAAATCCGCCTGAACCTGGTTTTCATTGAGCATCCGAGCTGGACAAAGTATCTGAGCATTATCTTCAAAACCATTGGGAAAATTGCCGGATAAAAGATTAGCCCCGTTCCCCGGAAAATGATCAACAATGAGGGTCATGTAAGATAATCCCGTAAAAAATTTCATATCTCGTATAAAGATTCTATTTTTGTGAAGGGCTAGACATTAGCTTTCATTTTTGAGGGAAACACCTTTTCATTAATATTGATATGAGAATAAAAATTTCGTTCCTGAAGGTTCACGGAAGCAGTGGCACCGTACCCCTTCACCATCAGAAAATCATTTCTGCTTTCATGGATGAAGTCATCCGTGAGTTGCCGGTCACTTCTGACTTTTATAATTTCTCTTCTTTGAAGGGAACTTCCAAAGTTCAAAGCGGGCAGATTCGCTTCCTGTCTTCAAAAGTTTCATTGGTAGTATCAGCACCACACAATGAATTCACTGAAGATTGGGTGAAAAAAATCTTTGATCGCCGATTGGTGAGTTTTGCCAAACTGACTCTGGTGCCCAAATCATTCGACATCATTCCTGATCCGGAATTCAAACCTCAGATGAAATACGTTTGTATTTCACCAATGATCCCGCAACCTCCGTTCCTGACAGATGAAACAGGAACATTGCCGGAACCTCTGGATCCAAGAAGTCACGAGTTTTCTGATCTTTTCTACGATGCTGTCCTCGACAGAATGGAAAAGGCCGGATTTACGGAAGAGCAAATCAGCAGCTTCGCGGAATTTGAAATCGTTCCTGATCCGGGTTATATTCAGAAGATCTCTGAAACCCACAAGAAATTTGCACGCATCTACAAGAACAACAACAACCAGACAATGTATGGTTACCTGTTGCCATTTACCCTCCACGCTCATCCTCAGGTACAGAAATTTATCTGGGAATGTGGTATCGGAAACTTTACAACTCAGGGTTATGGAATGGTGGATGTAGTGGGAGGAATCTCCGCTGAAGTAGTGCCTGAAGAATAATTCTTCTGAAATTCTTCTCAGTTCGTATTCGTGACTTTCGCGAATTTCTTGTACTGAATTTCTTCACCTACCACTACAGCAGCGGTATAAATTCCCAGCAGAAAATTCTGAACAGGAATTTCATCCTGTATAATCTGTCCTGCGTAAGTTGCCTGGTAGTACTTGGAAAATTCCATTCTGCCAAATGAATCATAGATATAAAGTACCACCGAGCCGGGACTTTTCATGAAAATATTCAGGTGTGAAGGGAAATTGTAGACGGCAGTAGGGAAAAAGTCGAAATCATAATTTCCGCAAACAGTTCCTGTCGTCCAGCTTCCGCTGTATAATCCTCCCCAGAAATACGCGGCGCATTCGTTACGGTAAGTCTTTTCATCGCAACCACAAACAGGAGCATAATCCCTTCCGCATGGTTCATATTCATTGGCAGTTCTCAGGGAATCTTTGCAATTCACAAATGTGAGCTGGGCGGATGAAGGAAGAACCTGGAGGAGGGAAAAAATCGCGACGAGTACTGTGAATCTTTTCATATCTCTGTAAAGATATTAATTCGGCAGGCGTAGGTCAACACGATTAACGTATTTTTACACCCGCTTATTGGTAATCCTGTGAATTTCCTCGCGCATATCTATCTTTCCGGTGACGACAAGGAATTGATGGTCGGTAATTTCATCGCCGATTTTGTCAAGGGCCGGAAGAAATTCGACTATCCAGATGGGATCCGTCGGGGCATCGAATTGCACAGGCAAATCGATGAATACACCGATCATCATCCGATCACCGGTCTTAGTAAAGACAGACTCCGGCCAAAATACAGTAAGTACTCCGGGGTAATCGTCGATCTGTACTACGATCACTTCCTGGCCTGTAATTTCTCCCGATATTCGGAGCAGAGCCTCGAAGAGTATTCCCATCAAACCTATCGTACCATCAAGGAATACAGTGAAATCCTGCCGGAAGGAGTCAATTATTTCCTTCCTTTCATGATAGAAAGGAACTGGTTGCTGAATTACAGTACAATTGAAGGTATCGGTCGGGCGCTCACCGGTTTGTCCAAAAGGGTTTCTTTTGAGAATAAAATGGATGAATCTGTCGCCGATCTAAAGGAACACTATGCCCTTTTCGAAAATGAATTCAATCGCTTTTTCCCCGAGTTGATTACCTTTGCGCACTCTTTTTCCTGAAGATGCAGATCTACCTGAAAGTCAAGCCCAATCAGCGATTCGACAAGGTCGGAAAAGTCGGAAATGACTGGGAAATCAGGCTAAAAGCACCTGCAGTTGACGGAAAAGCCAATGAACATCTGATCGTTTTCCTTTCCAAAGTCCTGGATCTTCCCAAATCCCGGATACAACTGAAAAAGGGGCAAACAGCAAGGATAAAATGCCTTGAAATTGACGCGGATGAGGAATTTGTACACAGGAAATTAAACGAACACCTCGTTTCCTGAGCATTTACGCTGTTTTTAGCCCATCCATACACAGAACACTGTGTATAACTCCGTCACGAAACAGAGGCTGAATTTAAAGGGGAAGGCTAATTTTAGCATGCCAAAAATTGCCCCTGAATGGCAATGCTTCTGCATTGTCCGGATTCAGAAATTAAATAGAAGAGATTGTAAATTGTTTTTAATGACCAAATAAAGATGGCTGAAAAGAAAACTGTTGATCATGGCTATACGGAAGATAGCATCCGCTCGCTCGACTGGAAGGAACACATCCGTACCCGCCCCGGAATGTATATCGGAAAGCTCGGTGATGGTTCTTCAAAAGATGATGGTATTTATGTATTGCTGAAAGAAGTCGTCGATAACTGTATCGATGAACACGTGATGGGATATGGTAAAGTAATCGATATCCAGATAAAAGACGGTCGCGTGGATATCCGCGACTTCGGACGTGGAATTCCTCTCGGGAAAGTTGTTGAATGCGTTTCCAAAATCAATACTGGTGGTAAATACGACAGCAAAGCTTTTCAAAAAAGTGTGGGATTGAACGGTGTCGGTACAA of the Bacteroidota bacterium genome contains:
- a CDS encoding DUF167 domain-containing protein is translated as MQIYLKVKPNQRFDKVGKVGNDWEIRLKAPAVDGKANEHLIVFLSKVLDLPKSRIQLKKGQTARIKCLEIDADEEFVHRKLNEHLVS
- a CDS encoding CRISPR-associated protein Cas6; translated protein: MRIKISFLKVHGSSGTVPLHHQKIISAFMDEVIRELPVTSDFYNFSSLKGTSKVQSGQIRFLSSKVSLVVSAPHNEFTEDWVKKIFDRRLVSFAKLTLVPKSFDIIPDPEFKPQMKYVCISPMIPQPPFLTDETGTLPEPLDPRSHEFSDLFYDAVLDRMEKAGFTEEQISSFAEFEIVPDPGYIQKISETHKKFARIYKNNNNQTMYGYLLPFTLHAHPQVQKFIWECGIGNFTTQGYGMVDVVGGISAEVVPEE
- a CDS encoding sugar transferase yields the protein MLLIQQNEQIPDQGFGFLLSLLGLIVLAPFMLLISVWIALDSKGPVIFRQNRVGKNNRDFILYKFRTMVINAEKQGLITVGTRDSRITRSGAILRKFKLDELPQLWNVLTGDMSLVGPRPEVRKYVDLYTPEQRIVLSVKPGITDLASIVFSNENEVLSRQKDPDTYYIQVIMPEKIRLNLVFIEHPSWTKYLSIIFKTIGKIAG
- a CDS encoding DUF479 domain-containing protein, with the translated sequence MNFLAHIYLSGDDKELMVGNFIADFVKGRKKFDYPDGIRRGIELHRQIDEYTDHHPITGLSKDRLRPKYSKYSGVIVDLYYDHFLACNFSRYSEQSLEEYSHQTYRTIKEYSEILPEGVNYFLPFMIERNWLLNYSTIEGIGRALTGLSKRVSFENKMDESVADLKEHYALFENEFNRFFPELITFAHSFS
- a CDS encoding DUF3887 domain-containing protein, with the protein product MKNILLISAFLLITCGLLAQTPAKDYVPRSKDILDLMKQKEFGKIALQFDSSVSNRLDSAKLAGVWDRMVATAGPLKGVDSISTDHQENYDVVIQHCVFEKKKIDFKLVYGLNEKIKGIFFLPVDIKVHYEFPPYYKAEEFKEKNVIIENGDIKLPGILTLPVKDGNYPVVILIHGSGPNDRDETVGPTKVFKDLAIGLSAKGVAVLRFDKRTRVAGRKVMEMMRKMTVKEEMVDDVLAAIEMVKKEPGIDTNQIFLLGHSFGGMLLPRINSKAKNVKGLIYFAANSRPLEDLYAMQAEYIIAQDTTINAEKNKNVLDSIRNEAARIKKLTPANAKDTTMILRLSTAYWLDLKTYNPVKVATTQKTPMLFFTWWQRLSGHRSRF